In the Sulfolobales archaeon genome, ATGCTAGATCCTCATCCACATATCTAGCCCACATACCCCGATCCAAGAGGATGGCCATTCAATATACTCTCAAGCTAATATCGCTTAGAAGGGGAAAAGCTGTTTAGAATATATGGCTAAACTTTATATACCCCTATAGATATAATGCTCGGTGGTTCTATTTGTCGAGAACCGCAGCCCCAGGGTTCTTGTTGTAGATAGGGTTTCTGAGAAGCTATTAGAGGGCCTTAGAGAGAGGGGCTTCGAGGTAACATATACACCGGGGATAGATCCTGTAGAGCTTCTCGATAAGGTCAATGGATATGATATCCTAGTTGTTAGAAGCAGACATAGAATCGATTCAAGGGTTGCTGAGAGGGCTGAGAGGCTAAAGCTAGTTGTTAGAGTAGGAACTGGGTTGGATAACATAGACGTTGAAGCCCTAGCTAGAAAAGGGATCGAGGTTATAAACACCCCAGAGGCTCCCGTAATATCTGTGGCTGAGCTTGTAATAGGCCTTATGATCATGTGTTCAAGGGATCTATATAATGTTGTTAAAAACGTGAAGAGCGGATCATGGGAGAGGCCCTTGGGCAGAGAGTTATATGGTAAAACACTATGCATAGTCGGCCTGGGGAGGATAGGGTCTAGGGTTGCCGAGCTTGGGAGAGCCCTTGGTATGAGGGTGGTGGCACACGATATACTAGATCTCTCTGAGAAGGCTGAGAGGCTTGGGATAGAGTTTAGAAGGGATCTATATAGCATGTTACCCGAATGCGACTACATATCCCTCCACATACCCCTCAACGAGGGGACAAAGAGGATGTTCTCTAGAAGGGAATTCTCAATGCTAAAGCCAGGCTGTATATTTATAAATACCTCTAGAGGAGGTGTCATAGATCCTGAAGCTCTTCTAGAAGCCCTGGAAACGGGGAGGGTTTGGTGCGCAGCCCTAGACGTCTTCGAGAAGGAGCCACCTGAGAGGGGGAGTGTTGAGGAGGCCCTTATAAGACATCCAAGGGTTATACCAACCCCTCATATAGGGTTCCAAACAGCTGAGGCCCAGGAGAGGGGGGCTATATTAGCTCTTAACAAGATATTGGAGAGGTTTGCCCGAGATGCCTAGGCTCTTCACACCAGGGCCTGTAGAGCCCTATAGAGAGGCTCTCGAGGGTCTTCTAAAGCCT is a window encoding:
- a CDS encoding D-2-hydroxyacid dehydrogenase translates to MVLFVENRSPRVLVVDRVSEKLLEGLRERGFEVTYTPGIDPVELLDKVNGYDILVVRSRHRIDSRVAERAERLKLVVRVGTGLDNIDVEALARKGIEVINTPEAPVISVAELVIGLMIMCSRDLYNVVKNVKSGSWERPLGRELYGKTLCIVGLGRIGSRVAELGRALGMRVVAHDILDLSEKAERLGIEFRRDLYSMLPECDYISLHIPLNEGTKRMFSRREFSMLKPGCIFINTSRGGVIDPEALLEALETGRVWCAALDVFEKEPPERGSVEEALIRHPRVIPTPHIGFQTAEAQERGAILALNKILERFARDA